The DNA region GACGGCCTGAACGCCCCCGCACACGGCGGCGAGCATGCCGATCCAGGCCCCGGCGACGCGAGAACGGCCGGCTCGGCGGCCCTGTCTGCGTTCGACTTCGACAGCTGCCTGAACACCGGCGGCTTCGAGGCCGCCGACGACACCGACACCACTCACCGCGAGCTGCGGATCGACGACACGGACTTCCTGCTGCTCAAACGCCACCACCAGGCGGACAGCACCTTCGCACTGCTCTACGACACCGCAGCCGTATGGGATGTGCCCGGCACGGCCAGACTTCTGGCTGTGCATCTCGCCCGCGACCGAGCCGGCCGGACATTCCGCATCAGGGCACGCCGGATGCCGCTGCTGTCGCTGGCACAGCAGTGGCTCGTGGCCAGGGGCTGCCCACCGGAAGCTCTCGTCCTCGGTCCCGGCAGCATCAGCCAGCCCGCCGATGCGGCGACCGCGCAGTTGGAGGAGCATCTGCGTTCCTCGGCCGACCGGTACACGCTCGTCGACCACTACACGGACGACGGCGAGCCGTTCGAAGCGTGGGCGCTGCTGCGCGACTCCCACCCTGCGCCGGACACCGCCGCGTTCCGTCTCATCGTCGAATCAGCCGATGTGCGTTCCGGAACCTACACCCTGCGCGAAGGTGCGTTCGCCGACGAACAGGCTGCGTGGGAGTGGCTTGACGAGCGCGACCGTCCCCTGCCCTCGGTGCCGCGTACCGCCGGACCGCCTTCGGCAGCGAGAGCTGCGGTGATGCCGTCCGCTGAGACTGCCGGTCGACGCCGCTGACCATGACCGGCGGCACGTAGCACGGAAAATACCGTCAGGCAAAACGCTTTTTCTGGGGATCATCGAACCGTTCCCAGCCGAGCCCGTGCGGCCGGAAATCCCCGCTCCTTCTCCCCGATACCTGTGCCAGGAGGCCATTTCTGTATGCGTGAATTCCCGAAGTTTCCCGCGCCGGGGACCCGTGCTCCGACGTCCGGCCCCGTTTCGCGCGAGCCGGCAGCGGTCCGCGCCGATGCCGACGGCGTGGTGGAGGTGCTGGCCGCCGAGGTCCGCGACCGGTTTGGCCACAGCGTGGAGGATCTGCGCGCGCTGGTGAATAGCGCGCCGGACCGGGTCCGCGGCGCGAGCGAGGTGCTGCGCTGGTTCGACCAGCTCACCGAGGCCCAGCAGTTCCTTGAGGAAGCTGAGGAGGCGCTGGTCGATGCCCTCGTCGCCAACGGCACCGACGCGCTGACGGAGGACCAGATGGACCTGGCGCGCACCGTGGATGCCGCGGTGACCCTTCGAGACGGGCGCGCGTTGGTGGTCCGCTACCTGCTCGACCCGGACGCGCCGGGCAAGCGCACCGGCGCGGCGCGCGGTGAGGCCCTGGGAGTGCGGCGCTCGGCCGCCCTGAGCACCAGCGTGCCACCGCGCCCGGCCGCTCCCGCGCCGGCGTCTGCGGGAGTGCGCCGATGAACACCGCAGAGATGCCTACCACCCAAGACGCTCGTATCGAGGCTGCGTTCGGCCAGCCGCTGGCCGTGCTCTACGCGCGGGCGCAGGCCGGCACCGCGCAGCATCCGGTCGACCAGGTGCTGGAGCTGCGCAGTTTCCTGGCGGTGGTGGAAGGCCATGCCTCTGCCGCACGCGAGCGTCTGCACCAGGCCACCGATCCGCGACGCGGCGGCCTGTACGACATGCCGCTGCAAGACCTCCGGTTCCAGACCGACCTGCTGGAGGCGGCGTTGGGCACCGGCCGCAGATACGGGCGGGCGGTCGCCGAGCTGCTTGCGGGGCTGACCCGCGACACCGTGCCGGTCGACCGGCCGGCCCTGTACGCCAAGGCCGCCGAGCCCCCCGCGCCCGCCGCCGAACCGGCCGCTGTGCCGGAGACGATCCGCGGCGAGGCGGTGGGAGCGGGCACTGGCCGTCACCGCCGCTGACCTCGGCGCCCGCATCGAAGACCTCTTCGGCCTGCCGCTCGCGGATCTGCGTGAACACGCCGACTCGCATCCCGGCGGCACCATGCTCGCCGCCCTGCTCAAGCTGCACTCCGACAGCCAGGTCGCCGAGCACAACATCGCCATCCAGCGCGAGCGGCTGCATCAACTGACCCGGCCAGGGGAGGAGTTCGGCCCCTCTGCCGCCCGCCGGGCCGTGGACGCCGCCCAGCGCCTGGCCTGTGCGGTCACCGCCCGGGACGCCCACCACGCCGCAGCCGCCGCGGTCCTGCAAAGCCTGCGCCGTGCCGAGCGGCCGAGCGATCACCGCCCCTCGATCGCCTCGACACCCGACCGAGGCGCCGGACCCGCGCTGTCCGCGGACATGCTCCGCGCCCGCTGACCCCGCGGACCCTGCTTGAAGCCGTGCCCGTACCCGGGCCTGTTCCTTCCGCTTCCTTCCGCCCCTTCAGGAGAGTGTTTTCTTCTTGACCGACACCGGTCTGTCCCGTGCCGCTGCCGCCGACCTGACCCGCGTGACCCAAGCGCTGGAGATGCTCGCCCCACGCTGGAGCGTGTGGACGCTGATGACCCTGTCCGACCAGCCGCTGCGCTACACCTCGATTGGGCCCCGCCTGGCCCTGCTGGCCGACAGCCAGCTGTCGATGCGCCTGAAGAAGCTCGTCTCGGACGGGCTGGTGGACCGCGTCGCGGTCACCTCCCGCAACGTCTCCTACTGCCTGACCGAGCGCGGCCAGGCGCTGGCCCCGGTCGTGAGCGAGCTCGCCCGCTGGGGGGACACGCGACTTGAGAAGCGGAAGGTGCCCAGCACGATCCCCGGGATGTGGGAACCGGAGCGGATACCCGCTGCCCAGAACGCCGAGGACACTCTCGCCCTGATCACCGCCCGTTCCGCCGCCGCGGCCCTGTGGGGACTCAGAGCCGGCGGTACCTCGACCGCCACCGACCTTGCGAGCCGTCTGCCCGGCGCGCTGACCGCTACCCGCCTGTACCCGGTACTGCACCAACTGGTCGACGACGGGCTCGTCGAACGCACCGGCAGCCGGGGATTCGGGCTGACCGACCACGGCCGTTCCCTCGCCCCCGTCTTCAGGGCTCTGTCGGCCTGGGCGGCGGGCCGCCCCGCTTCCGCCGCGCGCCGCCACCCCATCTGGGCTGCCGGGGAGCAGCGTGAGCCGATGCTGCGTCTGGCCGCGCCGCGCCGCGCGGTGGAGACGACCCCGGCCGGTGTCCTGCCACCCGCCCTGTCGACGGCACCGGGCACGGTCAGCCCACCGAGGTGGCGGCCCGGCGACCTCTTCTCGCACAGCGCCTCCCCGCTGGTCGGCGCCGGCGCGACGGGAGGCCGGTCCCGATGACGACGAAGACGCCTCGACCCGCCTCCACCACCGACCTGGTGGTGGCGGCCGCGCAGCTGCTCGGCCGGCAGTGGACGACCCGCATGATCGCCGAGCTGACCGACCACGGGCCGATCCCTCTCGGCCTGGTCGCCGGCACCTTCTCCGACCTGACGCACGACCAGTACACCTACGGGCTGCGAGTTCTGCGCGACCGGGGACTGATCGCCTACGGCAAGGACACCGGCCGTGACTGCTACGTGCTGACGGCCGCCGGCGAAGGGCTCGGAGACGTCCACTTCGCGATGTCCCGCTGGGCGCGCAACCACGGTTTCCCCAGCCGCGAATGCGACTTCGTCACCCGCGTGGACGCCACGCTGCGGCTGCTGAGGGACCGCGATCTTCTGGCAGTCCTCGGCGGCGCCGACACCGAACCGCTCGCCGAACCGGTCGGTGGCGCGGCCGTCGGCATGGACACGCAGGCCGAACGCAGCCTGACCGAAGCCGGCTTCATGTACGTCGTGCGCGATGGCGTGCCCACCCTGACCCGAGCCGGTCGGGACCTCCGCGGGCCGCTGACCGCGCTCGCTTCCTGGGCGCAGGCCCATGCCGACCTCCTGCAGCGCCGCATCGACACCCGGCCGGGGCTGCGGACGACCATCCCGGGACCCCAGCGGGCACCGGCCAGGCGGTCGGTGTGAACACCCCTCCTGCGCCGAACCTTCGCCGCAGCGTGTATCTGCCGCGGGCGGCTGACGCGGTCGCGACGGCCACCGCGACCTACACGCTGCCCTTGCTGGTGCTGTCGACCACCGACTCCCCGGCACTGACCGGCACCGCGTTCACCGTGGAATGGGTGCCCCGGCTCGCCTCCTTCGGGCGGGCCGGGGCCCTGGTCTCCCGTCACGGGGCCGGGCGGGTCATGCGGTGCGCGGCGGCGGCACGCGCCGGTCTGCTTCTCGCGGCGATCCCCCTTCTGACCGCGGGGCAGGCGAGGACTGGGGTGGTGACCACCGCGACGGTCATGGCGCTGGCCGCGCTGGTCGGCGTGCTCTCCCAGTTCAGCTACCTCGCGGCCGAGACCGCGGGGGCCGCCGCGAGCCGTCGTGCCGAACGGCCGCACCGGGTGCAGTCCGTACTGCTGGCCATCGACCAGGGGGCGATGCTCGCCGGGCCGGCCGCCGGGGGAATCCTCCTTCAACAAACCGGCCCGGGAGGACTGCTGGCTGTCGTCGCTGTGATGTCCGCCGCGGCAGCGGCCACCGCCCCTGGCGCGAGAGCCGCCCCTGTCGGCGTTCCCGGCTCCGCCCCGGACCACCGCCCGTCGCCATCGGCCACAGGCAGCAGACCGGCCGCCCGGGCGGGATGGGCGACGCTGCGGTCGTTGCCCGCGCTGGCCTGGCTGGTTGCCGGGCTCGCAGTGTCCAACCTGGCCACGGGCACGGTGCAGGCCGCGGCCCCGGTCATCGTCGTGACGAATCTGGGACGCTCCAGCGCCTCGGTGGGCGCGGTATGGTCACTGGCCGCCGCCGCGACGCTGCTCGTGGTAGCCGGCAGCAGACCGGCGATCGACCGGTGGGGGCTGTGGCGGGTCGGGGGCGCCGCCGCGACGGCCGCATCGTTGGCATGCCTGGCCGTCGCCGCCGTCGCCCAGACCCGTCACTTTCCCGCGTTCATGATCCTGATCGCGGTGCTGATGGCGGCCGAGACCGGGATGACCGTGGTCCTGCGCACCGCGCGCTCGCAACTGATTCCGCCCGATGCGTTCGCCCCCACCCTCGCCGCCACGATCGTTGTGCTCCTCCTGCCGTTCCCGCTGGCCGGCGTCCTGGTTGCCTGCACCCCGCCCGACGCCCTCGGCCAGGTCCTCACCGGCCTGGCCGTCGCCCAGGCCGCCGCCCTGGCGGCGGCGTTCACCAAGGTGCGAGCGGCCCTCACTCCGCGAGCCGTCGCAGCCGCATCCGGCTGACCGCCCAGCCTCCTTGCCCTCTCCCCGCCTTCTTTGGAGCGTTCTTGTCCTCTCGCCCCACCGTCCTGGTCGTCACCCTCGGCGACTTCCGATACCGCGGGTTCTGCCTGCAGCAGGTGGCCGCCGCCTACGACGTCGTCGTCATCGACTCGGTGCCGCCCACCGCCGAGCACGCGCCCTACGTGACCGACGTCGAGATCGCCGATCCGCACGACGAGCGCGCGCTTCTCGCCGCCGGGCGCGCCCTCGCCGCACGGCACGCCCTGGCCGGGGTGATGACCTGGAACGAGTGGGTGCTGGTGCCGACAGCGGTCCTGGCCGGGCACCTCGGTCTGCCGTTCAACACGCCCGAGACGATGCTGGCCTGCCGGGACAAGGCCATCGGCCGCAGCGTCTTCGCCGCGGCAGGGGTCCCCTCGCCCGCCTCCATGACGGCCGGCTCGCTGCTGGAGGCGGCCCTGGCGGCCGACAGCGTCGGCGGTTACCCCGTCGTCCTCAAGCCGGCCGCCTTCGCCGCCAGCGTCGGAGTCACCCACGTGGAACGCCCCGAAGACCTGCCTGCGGGGTTCGCGTTCGCGACCGCCGGCGCGGCCCGGGCCCGCGAATCCACCGCGGTCCTCGTCGAGAGCTACCTCGACGGACCGGAAGTGAGCGTGGAGACCGTCACGTTCGCCGGAGCGACCATCCCGGTCGCTGTGACCCGCAAGGATCTCGGAAACCTCCCCTACTTCGAGGAGACCGGCCACACCGTCGCCGCCGGCGACCCCCTGCTCGCCGAGGCCGGCCCGATCGCTGTCGCCGCCGTCCAAGCCCTCGGCATCGACCGCGGCGTCTGCCACACCGAGATCCGTCTCACCGCTGGCGGCCCGCGCATCGTCGAGGTCAACGCACGCCTGGGCGGAGATATGATCGGCCACCTCGTCGAGCTGGCCACCGGCATCCAACTCGCCCGCGTCGCCGCCGACGTGGCCTGCGGACGCGCCCCCGACCTTTCCCCGACCCGGCACCGGGCCGCCGCCGTCCGCATCCGCTATCCCGACCGCTCCGGCACCGTCACAGCGCGCCGCCTGTCGCGCGCCTTCACCGCCGGAACCCCGTGGCTGGAGAGGGCGACATGGCTGTGCGAGGAAGGGGACACACTCATGCTGCCACC from Actinacidiphila sp. DG2A-62 includes:
- a CDS encoding winged helix-turn-helix transcriptional regulator encodes the protein MTDTGLSRAAAADLTRVTQALEMLAPRWSVWTLMTLSDQPLRYTSIGPRLALLADSQLSMRLKKLVSDGLVDRVAVTSRNVSYCLTERGQALAPVVSELARWGDTRLEKRKVPSTIPGMWEPERIPAAQNAEDTLALITARSAAAALWGLRAGGTSTATDLASRLPGALTATRLYPVLHQLVDDGLVERTGSRGFGLTDHGRSLAPVFRALSAWAAGRPASAARRHPIWAAGEQREPMLRLAAPRRAVETTPAGVLPPALSTAPGTVSPPRWRPGDLFSHSASPLVGAGATGGRSR
- a CDS encoding MFS transporter, with the protein product MLSTTDSPALTGTAFTVEWVPRLASFGRAGALVSRHGAGRVMRCAAAARAGLLLAAIPLLTAGQARTGVVTTATVMALAALVGVLSQFSYLAAETAGAAASRRAERPHRVQSVLLAIDQGAMLAGPAAGGILLQQTGPGGLLAVVAVMSAAAAATAPGARAAPVGVPGSAPDHRPSPSATGSRPAARAGWATLRSLPALAWLVAGLAVSNLATGTVQAAAPVIVVTNLGRSSASVGAVWSLAAAATLLVVAGSRPAIDRWGLWRVGGAAATAASLACLAVAAVAQTRHFPAFMILIAVLMAAETGMTVVLRTARSQLIPPDAFAPTLAATIVVLLLPFPLAGVLVACTPPDALGQVLTGLAVAQAAALAAAFTKVRAALTPRAVAAASG
- a CDS encoding ATP-grasp domain-containing protein, with protein sequence MSSRPTVLVVTLGDFRYRGFCLQQVAAAYDVVVIDSVPPTAEHAPYVTDVEIADPHDERALLAAGRALAARHALAGVMTWNEWVLVPTAVLAGHLGLPFNTPETMLACRDKAIGRSVFAAAGVPSPASMTAGSLLEAALAADSVGGYPVVLKPAAFAASVGVTHVERPEDLPAGFAFATAGAARARESTAVLVESYLDGPEVSVETVTFAGATIPVAVTRKDLGNLPYFEETGHTVAAGDPLLAEAGPIAVAAVQALGIDRGVCHTEIRLTAGGPRIVEVNARLGGDMIGHLVELATGIQLARVAADVACGRAPDLSPTRHRAAAVRIRYPDRSGTVTARRLSRAFTAGTPWLERATWLCEEGDTLMLPPQGSSFTARAGLVVVTAPTADLAAKRADRALDRMTVDTRPAVETGSAT